The following is a genomic window from Terriglobia bacterium.
AATGAAATCGAGCGGCTCTTCCGGCGACTCAAAGGCTTCCGCAGAATCTTCTCCCGCTTCGAAAAACTCGACGTCGTCTTCATGGCCTTCCTGCACTTCGCTCTTATCGTCGAAGCACTCAGATAGTGTTAAC
Proteins encoded in this region:
- a CDS encoding IS5/IS1182 family transposase, which codes for NEIERLFRRLKGFRRIFSRFEKLDVVFMAFLHFALIVEALR